Proteins encoded by one window of Salvia splendens isolate huo1 chromosome 14, SspV2, whole genome shotgun sequence:
- the LOC121765330 gene encoding rab3 GTPase-activating protein catalytic subunit-like isoform X5 — protein sequence MKSADNSKGIMEDNDEEEEFEHFDDFTLASSWERFISEIEAVCRQWLADGPKNLLAKGAVQVNQLKDLYKIKSEFKYATKSYCMEYYFATVDDGKTLDWDHALHDLQLSFGVKEFVVIAPQSASGVVLDAPEASKLLSAVAIALSNCSCLWPAFVPVHDSSRKAYIGIQNMGTVFTRRFEADRIASQVPVKLMHLEGLYELFVSKFAYTAVDWSMNHFEVHFKMKLTYRTPIHDDEDEIHDPDADITGSSENPEVDNHVKAQWDDNFPWSKWYSAEDPVNGFELLAIWLEITAESSLDMAELENASPVEADKWFLSPCLSEYLSDISGGSTIGFASQLHLLVKALEMSSEAKFIEDFISGSEALKSSAVVPPQTVLDRVLKDLFHEAVETEMISSPTEHKNSRSIKGAPQESLFEQFCLHALWFGNCSIRAISVLWIEFVREVRWCWEESQSLPRMPSSGPIELSTCLINQKLHMLAVCIDQKHRVAEGQFVDANDTMTTQEDLQNPTHNSSSQGASKEGSDRKDNSNDAANVAKPMMLLKSNKIMHVPITLEPPPMTEDMHEERLKAAVALGDSYSFSAQLETEILASDMSAFKAANPDAVFEDFIRWHSPRDWENDENEENGASESSSWPPRGKLSERMSDPGNSWRKIWNEAPAVPASEQKPLWDPNREGEKVLHYLETLRPYQLLEEMVCAAFRAAADTLNRTSFGDLKQMNIKIEQLYITIASVLRIFLEYGH from the exons ATGAAGTCAGCCGACAATTCTAAAGGCATCATGGAGGAcaatgatgaagaagaggaG TTTGAGCATTTTGATGATTTTACTCTTGCCTCGTCATGGGAAAG GTTCATATCTGAGATAGAGGCCGTCTGTCGACAGTGGTTAGCTGATGGCCCAAAGAACCTATTG GCAAAGGGTGCTGTTCAGGTGAATCAGCTAAAAGATTTGTACAAGATCAAATCTGAATTCAAATATGCTACGAAAAGTTATTgcatggagtactattttgcaACAGTTGATGATG GTAAAACCCTTGATTGGGATCATGCATTGCACGATCTGCAGctttcatttggggtgaaggaGTTTgtg GTGATTGCTCCGCAAAGTGCGAGTGGTGTAGTTCTTGATGCACCAGAGGCAAGCAAACTTTTGAGTGCAGTTGCGATTGCTTTGTCCAACTGTTCATG CCTATGGCCTGCGTTTGTTCCTGTTCATGACTCTTCGCGTAAAGCATATATTGGTATTCAAAATATGGGAACTGTTTTCACTAGAAGGTTTGAAGCTGACCGCATTGCCAGCCAGGTTCCAGTAAAGCTTATGCATTTAGAAGGACTGTACGAGCTGTTTGTATCCAAATTT GCGTATACTGCTGTGGACTGGTCTATGAATCATTTTGAAGTCCATTTTAAGATGAAGCTAACCTACAGAACTCCCATCCATGATGATGAGGATGAAATTCATGATCCTGATGCTGACATCACAGGATCCAGTGAAAATCCTGAGGTTGATAATCATGTGAAAGCTCAATGGGATGACAATTTTCCTTGGAGCAAGTGGTATTCTGCAGAGGACCCAGTAAATG GATTTGAATTGCTTGCCATATGGTTAGAGATAACAGCTGAAAGTTCTCTGGATATGGCTGAACTAGAGAATGCATCACCAGTAGAAGCTGATAAGTGGTTCTTAAGCCCATGCCTATCTGAATATCT CAGTGACATTTCTGGTGGAAGCACAATTGGATTTGCATCCCAGCTGCACCTTCTAGTTAAGGCACTGGAAATGTCATCGGAGGCCAAGTTCATTGAGGATTTTATATCAG GTTCTGAAGCTTTGAAGTCTTCAGCGGTTGTACCTCCACAGACAGTTCTTGATCGTGTGCTAAAAGATCTCTTTCATGAGG ctGTGGAAACAGAGATGATTTCCTCTCCAACTGAGCATAAGAAttctcgatccattaaaggcgCTCCGCAGGAATCACTCTTTGAACAGTTCTGTTTACACGCTCTTTGGTTTGGGAACTGTAGTATTCGGG CAATTTCCGTACTCTGGATAGAGTTCGTTCGCGAGGTTCGCTGGTGTTGGGAAGAATCACAATCACTACCAAGAATGCCATCCAGTGGCCCAATCGAACTGTCCACTTGTTTGATTAACCAGAAACTGCACATG CTTGCTGTGTGCATTGATCAAAAGCATAGAGTGGCAGAAGGACAATTTGTTGATGCGAATGACACTATGACTACCCAG GAAGATCTTCAGAATCCAACACACAATTCATCTTCTCAAGGAGCTAGTAAAGAAGGTTCTGACAGGAAAGACAATAG CAATGATGCAGCTAATGTGGCAAAGCCGATGATGCTCTTAAAGTCGAACAAGATTATGCATGTTCCAATCACCCTG GAACCACCTCCTATGACAGAAGATATGCACGAAGAACGTCTGAAAGCTGCTGTAGCCTTGGGTGATTCATAT AGCTTCTCTGCTCAACTCGAAACGGAAATTTTGGCCTCAG ATATGTCTGCTTTCAAGGCTGCAAATCCAGATGCTGTCTTTGAAGATTTTATCCGATGGCACTCACCACGGGACTGGGAAAACGATGAAAATGAGGAAAATGGAGCATCTGAGTCCAGTTCATGGCCTCCTCGTGGAAAACTTTCGGAGAGAATGTCTGATCCGGGGAACTCATGGAGAAAGATCTGGAACGAAGCCCCTGCCGTGCCTGCTTCTGAACAGAAACCACTTTGGGACCCGAATAGAGAAGGAGAAAAG GTTCTTCATTACCTGGAGACTCTAAGACCATACCAACTGCTGGAAGAAATGGTCTGTGCTGCCTTTAGAGCAGCAGCCGATACTCTTAACCGGACCTCGTTCGGTGATTTAAAGCAGATGAACATAAAAATAGAACAGTTATACATAACAATTGCATCAGTTCTCAGAATTTTCCTAG AATACGGCCACTGA